Proteins encoded together in one Pseudomonas sp. ADAK13 window:
- a CDS encoding LysR family transcriptional regulator has product MHFDLADLRLFIHIAESPSLTQGAKRAFLSPAAASARIKALEGQLDTRLLYRDSRGVEITPAGERLLHHARLIMRQVDYLKSEFTQYGIDSAGHIRIFANTTAVTEFLPEVLAGFLSQRPGVTVDLQERLSRDIVRGVLDGTSDMGIIAGPVEASGLQVLHFSTDHLVLTVPVGHPLAALPSVTLEQTLAYQHIGLHDGSTLLSFLREHVERLGKHLSLRIQMSSFEAICRMVEAGVGIGIIPESAAVRHSRTMQLVTVRLDEVWAVRERSILVRELEALPGTIRALIATLMPEMEPPRLPGA; this is encoded by the coding sequence ATGCACTTTGATCTGGCGGACTTACGCCTGTTTATCCATATCGCCGAATCCCCCAGCCTGACCCAGGGTGCCAAGCGCGCGTTCCTCTCGCCCGCCGCCGCCAGCGCGCGGATCAAGGCCCTGGAAGGCCAACTCGACACCCGCCTGCTGTACCGCGACAGCCGTGGCGTGGAAATCACCCCGGCGGGCGAACGCCTGCTGCACCACGCGCGGTTGATCATGCGCCAGGTGGATTACCTGAAAAGCGAGTTCACCCAATACGGCATCGATTCGGCCGGGCACATCCGCATCTTCGCCAACACCACGGCGGTGACCGAGTTTCTTCCTGAAGTGCTGGCCGGCTTCCTGTCCCAGCGGCCCGGCGTGACCGTGGACCTGCAGGAGCGGTTGTCCCGTGACATCGTGCGCGGCGTGCTCGACGGCACCAGCGACATGGGCATCATCGCCGGCCCGGTGGAGGCGTCGGGCTTGCAGGTGTTGCATTTCAGCACCGACCACCTGGTGCTCACGGTGCCGGTGGGGCATCCCCTGGCGGCCCTGCCTTCGGTGACGCTGGAGCAAACCCTGGCCTATCAGCATATCGGCCTGCATGACGGCAGCACGTTGCTGAGTTTCCTGCGGGAGCACGTGGAACGGCTGGGCAAACACTTGTCGTTGCGCATCCAGATGTCGAGCTTCGAGGCGATCTGCCGGATGGTCGAGGCTGGCGTCGGGATCGGCATCATTCCCGAGTCGGCGGCGGTGCGGCACAGTCGGACCATGCAGTTGGTGACGGTCAGGCTGGATGAGGTCTGGGCCGTGCGCGAGCGCAGCATCCTGGTGCGGGAGTTGGAGGCGTTGCCGGGGACCATTCGTGCGTTGATCGCGACCTTGATGCCGGAGATGGAACCGCCTCGGCTGCCGGGCGCCTAA
- a CDS encoding FAS1-like dehydratase domain-containing protein — protein sequence MSATDWIGRSETAHDHLSHNLLKRIAATFGEAVPADGEAVPPLWQWCFFQDPLPESALGGDGHPARGGFLPPADNRNRMWAGGRIEFFHALRAGESATRVSTITQVEEKTGRTGSLLFVTVRHDYSQDGRLALREEQDIVYREPTPPKQGSGDVLPEGAWREAVDPTPTLLFRYSAVTFNGHRIHYDYPYVTGTEGYSGLVVHGPLIATLSLRAFCRANPEATLRRFSYRGVRPLIAPQPFDVGGRITGPGVAELWAGNADGLAQRAELHFE from the coding sequence ATGAGCGCCACAGACTGGATCGGCCGTAGCGAAACAGCCCACGACCACTTGAGCCACAACCTGCTCAAACGCATCGCCGCCACCTTTGGCGAAGCAGTGCCGGCGGACGGCGAGGCGGTGCCGCCCCTGTGGCAATGGTGTTTTTTCCAGGACCCGCTGCCCGAGTCCGCCCTGGGCGGTGACGGCCATCCAGCCCGTGGCGGCTTCCTGCCGCCGGCCGATAACCGCAATCGCATGTGGGCCGGTGGGCGTATCGAGTTCTTCCATGCATTGCGGGCGGGTGAGTCCGCCACCCGGGTGTCGACCATCACCCAGGTGGAAGAAAAAACCGGCCGCACCGGTTCGTTGCTGTTCGTCACCGTGCGCCACGACTATTCCCAGGACGGCCGCCTGGCCCTGCGCGAAGAACAGGACATCGTCTACCGCGAACCCACGCCGCCCAAGCAGGGCAGTGGTGATGTGCTGCCCGAAGGCGCCTGGCGCGAAGCGGTCGACCCGACGCCGACCCTGTTGTTTCGCTACAGCGCCGTGACCTTCAACGGCCACCGCATCCATTACGACTACCCCTATGTCACCGGCACCGAAGGGTATTCGGGGCTGGTGGTGCACGGGCCGCTGATCGCCACCCTGAGTCTGCGCGCCTTTTGCCGCGCAAACCCCGAGGCCACGTTGCGCCGTTTTTCGTATCGCGGCGTGCGCCCATTGATTGCCCCGCAACCCTTTGACGTCGGCGGGCGCATCACCGGGCCTGGTGTGGCTGAACTCTGGGCGGGCAACGCTGACGGCCTGGCCCAGCGCGCCGAACTGCATTTCGAATAA
- a CDS encoding acyl-CoA dehydrogenase family protein — translation MNPNDNEELNAIREGVRALCAEFDAAYWRKVDEEKGFPEAFVKALTDAGWLSAMIPEAYGGSGLGLAEASVILEEVNRCGGNSGTVHGQMYNMFTLLRHGSEAQKSFYLPKLANGELRLQSMAVTEPTTGTDTTKIKTTAVKRGDKYVINGQKVWISRVQHSDLMILLARTTPLAEVKKKSEGMSIFLVDLREAIGNGLTVQPIANMVNHETNELFFDNLELPLDSLIGEEGKGFRYILDGLNAERTLIAAECIGDGRWFIEKASAYARDRVVFGRPIGQNQGVQFPIAEAHIEIEAADLMRWRACEEYDSGANAGASANMAKYLAAKASWEAANACLQTHGGFGFACEYDVERKFRETRLYQVAPISTNLILSYVAEHLLELPRSF, via the coding sequence ATGAACCCGAATGACAACGAAGAACTGAATGCCATCCGCGAAGGTGTGCGCGCCCTGTGCGCCGAATTCGACGCCGCCTACTGGCGCAAGGTCGACGAGGAAAAAGGCTTCCCCGAAGCCTTCGTCAAGGCCCTGACCGACGCCGGCTGGCTGTCGGCAATGATCCCGGAAGCCTACGGCGGCTCCGGCCTCGGGCTGGCGGAAGCCTCGGTGATTCTGGAAGAAGTGAACCGCTGCGGCGGCAACTCCGGCACCGTCCACGGCCAGATGTACAACATGTTCACCTTGCTGCGTCACGGCAGCGAAGCGCAGAAAAGCTTCTACCTGCCCAAGCTCGCCAACGGCGAACTGCGCCTGCAATCGATGGCCGTGACCGAGCCCACCACCGGCACCGACACCACCAAGATCAAGACCACTGCGGTCAAGCGTGGCGACAAGTACGTGATCAACGGCCAGAAGGTGTGGATCTCGCGGGTGCAGCATTCCGACCTGATGATCCTGCTGGCGCGCACCACGCCGCTGGCCGAGGTGAAGAAAAAATCCGAAGGCATGTCGATCTTCCTGGTCGACCTGCGGGAAGCCATCGGCAACGGCCTGACCGTGCAGCCCATCGCCAACATGGTCAATCACGAGACCAATGAGCTGTTCTTCGACAACCTGGAGTTGCCCCTCGACAGCCTGATTGGCGAGGAGGGCAAGGGCTTCCGCTACATCCTCGACGGGCTCAATGCCGAACGCACCCTGATCGCCGCCGAGTGCATTGGTGACGGTCGCTGGTTTATCGAGAAAGCCAGCGCCTATGCCCGCGACCGCGTGGTGTTTGGCCGGCCCATCGGGCAGAACCAGGGCGTGCAGTTCCCGATTGCCGAAGCGCATATCGAAATCGAAGCCGCCGACCTGATGCGCTGGCGTGCCTGTGAGGAATACGACAGCGGCGCCAATGCCGGGGCCAGTGCGAACATGGCCAAGTACCTGGCGGCCAAGGCGTCCTGGGAGGCCGCCAACGCCTGCCTGCAAACCCACGGCGGCTTCGGGTTTGCCTGCGAATACGACGTGGAGCGCAAGTTCCGCGAGACCCGCCTGTACCAGGTCGCGCCGATCTCCACCAACCTGATCCTGTCCTACGTGGCCGAGCATTTGCTCGAACTGCCACGCAGCTTCTGA
- a CDS encoding MmgE/PrpD family protein — MSHTQALCRFLAELAYEQLPDEVLARTEDLFLDWLASALASKDAHPIPLFERYARTMGPANGPAQVIVNGGSSSAYFAALVNGASSHLVEQDDLHNSSVLHPATVVFPAAFAAAQDLGKSGRELLLASVAGYEAGIRIGEFMGRSHYRIFHTTATVGTLAAAVAVGKLLDFNQEQFINLLGSAGTQAAGLWEFLRDAADSKQLHTAKAAADGLLAAYLTADGLTGARNILEGDQGMAAGMSTDADPSKLSDRLGSRWALLETSFKFHASCRHTHPAADALLDLMQREGLSHHHITHVETRVHQGAIDVLGRVTLPQTVHQAKFSMGTVLGLIAVHGKAGLTEFHELALNDGAVSAFRDKVSMTLDAEVDGAYPQRWLGRVIVTTADGRTLHGAIDEPKGDPGNTLNRAELADKFQRLTQFSGARTPAQTAGLIEKVWDLRNAVSLAHWL; from the coding sequence ATGAGCCATACCCAAGCGCTGTGCCGGTTCCTCGCCGAGTTGGCGTACGAACAATTGCCGGACGAGGTGCTCGCCCGCACGGAAGACCTGTTCCTCGACTGGCTCGCCTCGGCGCTGGCCAGCAAGGACGCCCATCCGATCCCGTTGTTCGAGCGTTATGCGCGCACGATGGGCCCGGCCAATGGCCCGGCGCAGGTGATCGTCAACGGCGGCAGCAGCAGCGCCTATTTCGCTGCGCTGGTGAACGGCGCGTCGTCGCACCTGGTGGAGCAGGATGACCTGCACAACAGCTCGGTCTTGCACCCGGCGACGGTGGTGTTTCCGGCGGCATTCGCGGCCGCGCAAGACCTCGGCAAGTCGGGCCGCGAACTGCTGCTGGCGTCGGTGGCCGGTTACGAAGCCGGGATTCGCATCGGCGAATTCATGGGCCGTTCCCACTACCGGATCTTCCACACCACGGCCACCGTCGGCACCCTCGCGGCGGCTGTCGCGGTGGGCAAGCTGCTGGATTTCAACCAAGAGCAATTCATTAACCTGCTGGGCAGTGCCGGCACTCAGGCGGCCGGTTTGTGGGAGTTCCTGCGGGATGCCGCCGACTCCAAGCAACTGCACACCGCCAAGGCGGCGGCCGATGGTTTGCTGGCCGCCTATTTGACGGCGGACGGGCTGACGGGGGCGCGCAATATCCTGGAAGGCGACCAGGGCATGGCCGCCGGCATGTCCACCGACGCGGACCCCAGCAAACTGTCGGATCGCCTCGGCAGCCGCTGGGCGCTGCTGGAAACCTCGTTCAAGTTCCACGCCTCGTGCCGCCACACCCATCCGGCCGCCGATGCGTTGCTGGACCTGATGCAGCGTGAAGGCCTCAGCCATCACCACATCACCCACGTGGAAACCCGGGTTCACCAGGGCGCCATCGACGTGCTGGGCCGGGTAACGCTGCCGCAGACCGTGCACCAGGCCAAGTTCTCCATGGGCACCGTGCTGGGTCTGATTGCCGTGCATGGCAAGGCCGGGCTGACTGAGTTTCACGAGTTGGCGCTTAACGACGGGGCTGTGTCGGCGTTTCGCGACAAGGTCAGCATGACCCTCGACGCCGAGGTCGACGGTGCCTATCCCCAACGCTGGCTGGGCCGGGTGATCGTGACCACGGCCGATGGCCGTACCTTGCACGGCGCCATCGACGAACCCAAGGGCGACCCCGGCAACACCCTGAACCGTGCAGAACTGGCCGATAAGTTCCAGCGCCTGACCCAATTCAGCGGCGCCCGCACGCCCGCGCAAACCGCCGGGCTGATCGAAAAAGTCTGGGACCTGCGCAACGCGGTGTCCCTCGCTCACTGGCTTTAA
- a CDS encoding CaiB/BaiF CoA transferase family protein, which yields MTANQRPLDGITVVSLEHAIAAPFCTRQLADLGARVIKIERPGAGDFARGYDERVRGLASHFVWTNRSKESLTLDLKHDEAGDILETLLADADVLVQNLAPGAAARMGLSFEALHERFPRLIVCDISGYGEGGPYEKKKAYDLLIQSEGGFLSVTGGPGEDQMAKAGCSIADISAGMYAYSGILSALLLRGKTGQGSRIDVSMLESLVEWMGYPMYYAFDGAPQPPRAGAAHSTIYPYGPFPTGDGGTVMLGLQNEREWAAFCDKVLLTPGLATDERFSANFKRSENRDVLRQIIVDSFAQMSAEGVIQRLEDAQIASARVNDMQGVWDHPQLKARDSWREVDSPAGKLPSLLPPARNAAFTPRMDAVPGLGQHSQGILDQLGYSAEAIDSLRARGVI from the coding sequence ATGACTGCTAATCAACGACCGCTGGACGGCATCACCGTCGTCAGCCTGGAACACGCGATTGCCGCGCCGTTCTGTACCCGCCAGTTGGCCGACCTTGGGGCCCGTGTGATCAAGATCGAACGCCCGGGCGCCGGTGACTTTGCCCGTGGCTACGACGAGCGCGTGCGCGGGCTGGCCTCGCATTTCGTGTGGACCAACCGCTCCAAGGAAAGCCTGACCCTGGACCTCAAGCACGATGAGGCCGGGGACATCCTGGAAACCCTGCTGGCCGACGCCGACGTGCTGGTGCAGAACCTCGCACCGGGTGCTGCGGCGCGCATGGGACTGTCATTCGAGGCGCTGCATGAACGCTTCCCGCGGCTGATCGTGTGCGACATCTCCGGCTATGGGGAGGGCGGGCCGTATGAGAAGAAAAAGGCCTACGACCTGCTGATCCAGAGCGAAGGCGGTTTCCTTTCGGTCACCGGTGGCCCGGGCGAGGACCAGATGGCCAAGGCCGGCTGTTCGATCGCCGACATTTCCGCCGGGATGTATGCCTACAGCGGCATCCTCTCGGCGTTGCTGCTGCGGGGCAAGACCGGGCAGGGCAGCCGCATCGACGTCAGCATGCTGGAAAGCCTGGTGGAGTGGATGGGCTACCCGATGTACTACGCCTTCGACGGCGCACCCCAGCCACCGCGGGCGGGTGCGGCACATTCGACGATCTACCCGTACGGACCATTTCCTACCGGCGACGGCGGCACGGTGATGCTCGGGTTGCAGAACGAACGCGAATGGGCGGCGTTCTGCGACAAGGTGCTGCTCACGCCTGGGTTGGCCACCGACGAGCGTTTCTCGGCCAACTTCAAGCGTTCGGAAAATCGCGACGTGCTGCGCCAGATCATCGTCGACAGCTTCGCGCAAATGAGCGCCGAAGGTGTGATCCAGCGCCTGGAAGACGCGCAAATCGCCAGTGCCCGGGTCAACGACATGCAAGGCGTGTGGGATCACCCGCAGCTCAAGGCCCGGGACAGCTGGCGCGAAGTCGACAGCCCGGCGGGCAAGTTGCCGTCGTTGCTGCCACCGGCGCGCAATGCCGCGTTTACCCCAAGGATGGACGCGGTGCCGGGGCTGGGACAGCACAGCCAGGGGATTCTCGACCAGTTGGGTTATTCCGCTGAAGCCATCGACAGCCTGCGTGCACGCGGCGTTATCTGA
- a CDS encoding HpcH/HpaI aldolase/citrate lyase family protein, whose translation MPTSLVRSALFVPGSRPERFAKALASGADAVIVDFEDAVEEPLKRQARDNLGVFLQATPAARVWVRINAPEHPEHFADVAFCQAHAGVAGVLLPKVESAAQVAVVAATGKAIWPIIESARGLLAVAEIAHAPSVERLSFGGLDLALDLNLSSNSPAAQFALDQARLALIVHSRAAGLVAPLDGVHPAIDDPEGLRRSIRHAYEMGFAGALCIHPKQVAVIHQALAPSAEDLAWAKRVVEAGAHGAGAYQLDGQMVDAPVLLRAQRLLAAQP comes from the coding sequence ATGCCAACCTCTCTTGTGCGCTCTGCGCTGTTCGTACCCGGCAGCCGACCGGAACGGTTTGCCAAGGCCCTGGCCAGTGGCGCCGATGCGGTGATTGTGGATTTTGAAGACGCGGTGGAAGAGCCGCTCAAGCGCCAGGCCCGGGACAACCTCGGGGTGTTTTTGCAGGCGACGCCGGCGGCGCGGGTGTGGGTGCGGATCAATGCGCCTGAGCATCCTGAGCATTTTGCCGATGTGGCGTTCTGTCAGGCCCATGCCGGGGTCGCGGGGGTGTTGCTGCCCAAGGTTGAAAGCGCGGCCCAGGTGGCCGTGGTGGCCGCCACGGGCAAGGCGATCTGGCCGATCATCGAGAGTGCACGTGGCTTGCTGGCGGTGGCGGAAATCGCCCATGCGCCGTCGGTGGAACGCCTGTCATTCGGCGGCCTGGACCTGGCGCTGGACCTGAACCTGAGCAGCAACTCCCCGGCCGCTCAATTTGCCCTGGACCAGGCGCGCCTGGCCTTGATCGTGCATTCCCGCGCCGCCGGGCTGGTGGCGCCGCTGGACGGTGTGCACCCGGCCATCGACGACCCCGAGGGCCTGCGCCGCTCGATTCGGCATGCCTATGAAATGGGCTTTGCCGGCGCGCTGTGTATCCATCCCAAACAGGTGGCGGTGATTCATCAGGCGTTGGCCCCCAGCGCCGAGGATCTGGCGTGGGCGAAACGGGTGGTGGAAGCCGGTGCCCATGGGGCAGGGGCCTATCAACTGGACGGGCAAATGGTCGACGCACCGGTGTTGTTGCGGGCCCAAAGATTGCTGGCTGCGCAACCGTAA